The Psychrobacter sp. 28M-43 genome segment CGCCCGTTTTACGGCCAAACGTATTCCGCTACGCCATGTATATCTGATTACTGATAGCTATCATATGGCACGTGCACGTAGACAGTTTGCTTTAAATGGTATCAATAGCACACCACTCCCTGCGCCACTGCCAGTTAGACGCGACTGGATGAAGCCTGCGCACAACTTAAGTCACTCACGGCGCGCTGTCTATGAGGTCGCAGCCTACCTGCGCGATGTGATACGTCCACAGATGGACTGCCGCCATGCCAATGATGTGACTTCACAGCAGCTATTGACCCCAAGAGGCAGTGTTGCAAAAAACTCTGACGAATAAACGTTAAAGATGTATACGATACTATTGAGAGACTCGTTCTAAATGCTACCGATCATCCACTACATCTGTGATGGGTGTATAATAACAAGAGACACTGCTATTTAAGAGATTTGCCATGCTCAGTATATTTTTATTAATTCCATTAAGTCTCATGCTGTTTGTGGTTGCTATTTGGGCAGTGCGTTATGCGGTCAAGTCAAATCAATTCGAAGATCTGGACAATGCATCACAGCGTATTATATTGGATGACCGTCAAGAACGCCGCCAAACCATACAAGCTCATGAACGCTCAGCACCTACCCAGAAAAAATATGAAACAGTGGCAACTGATGGAAAAAATGATAATTCTGAGATAGATAAAAACTCAGAAGTCTAATTTATCTACCTTATAAATGCGTAATTTATTGGTGCCGTTTTATCAAACAGTTCAGCACTAGCAAGTTCGCACTTTACCATTCTTAGGAGACGCATTCATGACCATCGCTTTACTTGTGGCGGCATTACTAATGGGATTCTTTGGTTCACCGCATTGTTTAGGCATGTGTGGCGGTCTTGTGACCGCGTTTGGTC includes the following:
- the ccoS gene encoding cbb3-type cytochrome oxidase assembly protein CcoS; the protein is MLSIFLLIPLSLMLFVVAIWAVRYAVKSNQFEDLDNASQRIILDDRQERRQTIQAHERSAPTQKKYETVATDGKNDNSEIDKNSEV